The following proteins are encoded in a genomic region of Oncorhynchus gorbuscha isolate QuinsamMale2020 ecotype Even-year linkage group LG11, OgorEven_v1.0, whole genome shotgun sequence:
- the LOC124048204 gene encoding tyrosine-protein phosphatase non-receptor type 13-like, producing MGTFVTLAEVLEARGSPLEEDEVWRLLLGTAEALADISHKGPGNMCSVLSPGSMLLSASGNLAFKSCARSGDLGSFTAPEVQDGHAASNRTASEKMVVYSLGMTLYWSVDYQVPQNQPIQLSGKLNNLLLSMCEDTVQRRADLATVLETCDQHIKTAQLPPPEKLIKQLVEDVFRDSVNHVSMAENGPQLTDRSQMVRERIHSFSGSASYHNSTWALRNRSDSTFQVELSRGIAQGLRHRESYCSYQFRNPCIPYLDGFRRGSIRPIPYVYLNESTVSLNEKKAKDVGPEFFRMLDEPLVVLELPGSIVSKKGKSHSTMRELSVVMPNGQSILVKCDVKSEGGEVFDMIVAHFNLVEHFYFGLAYIDDNEFFFLDNDTKISKVAPHSWKKVPTSTFVLFFRVKFFVHDIALLLHKLTRHQYYLQLRKDILEDRLSCHEETGLYLGALALQAEYGDCMPEVYGRNYYRPDQYIAKSVMEKRALSYLKEELLRLHAINSTMSTDESELEFLKATQQLPEYGVLFYRVGREKKPVIGELILGVCARGVIVYEVKDSSRSTSQTFHWWETSSISSSCRKFVIESRGSARKHTFVTERSKMATYLCNLCSAQHKFHNEMNSRQLGHSLASEDNIAQYAAVCQAQNRNSETVLTDSGLTTPQDGSMTKLCDDIAAKIEARIKQHRVLHEQGRRRPLPGNLSPALSRGSGKCGSEVNPMSSAGRDVFAQMKRVIPEREVICVCLKKDPKLGVGVVIVGEDTVGKYDLGVFIASIVRGGPADKDGRIRPGGRLISLNHTSLEGMTFSEAAEVMQNSPQEVTLIVTQPKVSSTPNNVRSPLLKNYESQTTLRTNVHSGEDDLDEIVSVMLTPKTGSRLQLPDVRILNAQDCRSRSPSTDCFRGGEISVELKKKAGAGLGISIAGGVNTGLRHGGIYIKSLVCGGAAEQDGRIQSGDRLLKVDGIRFQGFTYQQAVECLAKTGKVVTLVLERENMNSLPWVSLSPDTGCHLSPQSSHRDITQKRNNSCPAVITPFLVKPKDYSFVSDGNTLEVTLNKRLNGLGFSFLVPELEPSKGDSGSGLVRIKKLFPGQPAEESGRIQEGDVILAVNGEPLKGLSYQRVVALLRGSPPEVRLSLCRPAPGILPPIETLFGT from the exons GTGCAGTGTACTGAGCCCCGGCTCTATGTTACTGTCAGCCAGTGGGAACCTTGCTTTTAAAAGCTGTGCCCGGTCTGGGGACTTGGGCTCCTTCACTGCTCCAGAGGTACAGGATGGACACGCTGCCTCCAACAGGACAGCCTCAGAAAAG ATGGTTGTATATTCCCTAGGAATGACCCTCTACTGGTCCGTTGATTATCAAGTACCTCAAAACCAGCCCATTCAGCTGAGTGGCAAACTGAACAACCTGTTGCTGAGCATGTGTGAGGACACGGTCCAGAGACGAGCGGATCTCGCGACTGTGCTGGAGACCTGTGACCAACACATCAAGACTGCTCAACTGCCCCCACCAGAGAAGCTCATCAAACAGCTAGTAGAAGATGTGTTTAGGGACTCT GTCAATCATGTGTCTATGGCTGAGAATGGTCCTCAACTCACTGACCGGAGtcagatggtcagggagaggattCACAGTTTCTCGGGAAGTGCCTCGTACCATAACTCTACCTGGGCGCTGAGAAACAGAAGCGACTCAACATTCCAAGTCGAGCTCAGCAGAGG AATTGCCCAGGGGTTACGTCACAGAGAGAGTTACTGCAGCTATCAATTCCGTAACCCCTGTATCCCTTACCTGGATGGCTTTCGCCGTGGCAGCATCAGACCTATACCATATGTGTATCTGAACGAGTCCACTGTCAGTCTTAATGAAAAGAAAGCCAAG GATGTGGGTCCAGAGTTTTTTCGAATGTTAGATGAGCCACTGGTTGTCTTGGAGCTGCCCGGATCCATTGTT TCAAAGAAAGGGAAGTCTCATTCCACTATGAGGGAGCTGAGTGTGGTCATGCCAAACGGACAGAGCATCCTGGTCAAGTGTGACGTCAAGTCAGAAGGAGGGGAAGTCTTTGATATGATTGTTGCCCACTTCAACCTGGTTGAACACTTCTACTTTGGCCTTGCTTACATTGATG ATAATGAGTTTTTCTTCCTGGACAATGACACAAAGATATCCAAGGTTGCCCCCCATAGTTGGAAGAAAGTGCCTACGTCCACGTTTGTCCTTTTCTTCAGGGTCAAATTCTTTGTCCACGACATCGCTCTACTTTT GCACAAGCTGACTCGTCACCAGTACTACCTACAGCTGAGGAAAGATATACTGGAGGACAGGTTGTCCTGCCATGAAGAGACAGGCCTATATCTGGGTGCCTTGGCTCTCCAAGCAGAGTATGGAGACTGCATGCCTGAG GTTTATGGGAGGAACTACTATCGACCAGACCAGTACATTGCCAAGAGCGTCATGGAGAAAAGAGCCCTGTCTTACCTAAAGGAGGAGTTGCTACGGTTACATGCCATCAACTCCACGATGAGTACCGACGAGTCCGAGCTTGAGTTCCTCAAG GCCACCCAGCAGCTTCCTGAGTACGGTGTTCTGTTCTACCGCGTGGGGCGCGAGAAGAAGCCAGTCATCGGAGAGCTGATCCTCGGAGTGTGTGCCAGAGGAGTCATAGTGTATGAGGTTAAAGATAGCTCTCGCTCCACGAGTCAGACATTCCACTGGTGGGAAACAAGCAGTATCTCCTCCTCT TGCCGGAAATTTGTCATCGAGAGCAGAGGGAGCGCCAGAAAGCACACCTTTGTCACTGAGAGATCCAAGATGGCCACGTACCTGTGCAACCTCTGCTCTGCCCAGCACAAGTTTCACAATGAGATGAACTCTCGCCAGCTCGGACACAGTCTGGCCTCAG AGGACAACATAGCGCAATATGCGGCAGTGTGTCAGGCACAGAACAGGAACTCTGAGACCGTACTGACAGACAGCGGTCTGACCACACCGCAGGACGGCTCCATGACCAAACTGTGTGATGACATCGCCGCCAAGATCGAGGCGCGGATCAAACAGCACCGTGTCCTCCACGAGCAGGG CAGAAGGAGGCCATTGCCTGGGAACCTGTCTCCAGCCCTGTCTCGTGGGTCTGGGAAGTGTGGGTCAGAGGTCAACCCCATGTCCTCAGCAGGCAGAG ATGTTTTTGCCCAAATGAAGAGAGTCATACCAGAGAGAGAAGTCATTTGTGTGTGCTTAAAGAAAGACCCGAAGCTCGGCGTCG GTGTTGTGATAGTTGGAGAAGACACGGTGGGGAAGTATGACCTGGGTGTCTTCATAGCATCCATCGTGCGGGGAGGACCAGCGGATAAAGATGGTCGCATCAGACCAG GTGGGCGTCTGATCTCTCTGAACCACACCAGTCTGGAGGGCATGACCTTCAGTGAGGCTGCAGAGGTCATGCAGAACAGCCCACAGGAGGTCACACTCATTGTGACCCAGCCCAAAG TTTCCTCGACACCCAACAACGTGAGATCTCCGCTATTGAAGAACTACGAGTCCCAGACCACTTTGAGGACTAACGTGCACTCTGGGGAGGACGACCTGGATGAGATCGTGTCTGTCATGTTGACCCCAAAGACtggcagtagattgcaactccctGATGTACGCATCCTCAACGCTCAG GACTGCCGCTCCAGGTCTCCTTCCACAGACTGCTTCAGGGGTGGTGAGATCTCTGTGGAGCTGAAGAAGAAAGCTGGAGCAGGTTTAGGGATCAGTATCGCT GGTGGTGTGAACACAGGCCTGCGTCATGGAGGTATCTACATCAAAAGCCTAGTCTGTGGAGGGGCTGCTGAGCAAGATGGCCGCATTCAGTCAG GTGACAGACTGCTGAAAGTTGATGGAATCAGGTTTCAAGGGTTCACATATCAGCAGGCTGTGGAATGTCTGGCAAAAACAGGAAAG GTGGtgaccctggtcctggagagggAGAACATGAACAGCCTGCCCTGGGTGTCTCTGAGCCCAGACACAGGGTGCCACCTCTCCCCTCAGAGTTCCCACCGGGACATCACCCAAAAGAGGAACAACAGTTGCCCTGCCGTCATCACCCCCTTCTTGGTCAAGCCCAAGGACTACAGCTTTGTGTCTGACG GGAACACTTTGGAGGTGACCTTGAATAAGAGGCTGAATGGCTTGGGCTTCAGCTTCCTGGTCCCTGAGCTCGAGCCCTCGAAAGGAGACTCGGGCAGTGGTCTTGTCCGGATCAAGAAGCTTTTCCCTGGCCAGCCAGCGGAGGAGAGTGGGCGGATCCAGGAGGGAGACGTCATCCTGGCAGTCAATGGAGAACCGCTGAAGGGATTGTCCTACCAG